A window of the Nitrospirae bacterium YQR-1 genome harbors these coding sequences:
- the pheT gene encoding phenylalanine--tRNA ligase subunit beta: MLLPFNWLSDFLEITEPPQSVSSLLTMAGLEVEALYGQGSDAVLEVNVTPNRGDCLSVLGLARELSAITGRPLKLKDSCGSVEAGTAAEEISVEIIDTELCRRYSGEIISGVKVTQSPQWLIKRLEAAGVRAINNIVDVTNYVLIELGQPLHAFDLSKLRGNTIRVKRADGAVKIRALDGVERTVSGDSLLIWDSEGPVAIAGVMGGQGSEVAADTVDIFLESAWFLPESIRKTSKALGLRSESSYRFERATDIGGTVRALNRTAELIVELCGGAAMPVIDIYPVKYKPAEIEFKRKSVTKLLGMDISEDTISSILVSLGFSVSGSGGIYRVTVPSHRTDIELEADLTEEIARIYGYNNIPSVMPHACVSAKVSSHKEMSLRPIGNLLRQAGFTETINYSFMPEDALDILLIPQGDERRKTVEVLNPLSKEESVLRTFLLPALIENLRLNLNFRQKEIHLFEAGTVFINEGGKLPVESFNLSIVSLSGVTQKLWSDNAHIFYKLKGITEALRDTLRLSGMEFSKDGVSVTPSEEPFLSRTHSVDIYLKGKRAGYLGLLSPEVTNNLGLKIQRPEVGVAELFLDEVFKSELLPQTFMAMPKYPPIERDMAVVVDMVFAAAEMVKLIRGYDSNLIESVEIFDSYTGKSVGEGKKSLACHIVYRAADRTLTDKEIDDLHGAVVNHVLEMTGGVLRS; this comes from the coding sequence ATGCTTTTACCGTTTAATTGGTTATCGGATTTTTTAGAGATAACAGAGCCGCCTCAGAGCGTATCATCCTTGCTGACTATGGCGGGGCTTGAGGTTGAGGCTCTGTATGGACAGGGTAGTGATGCGGTATTAGAGGTAAATGTAACTCCAAACAGGGGTGACTGTCTTAGCGTGCTGGGTTTAGCCAGGGAACTGTCAGCTATAACGGGCAGGCCGCTTAAGTTAAAAGACAGTTGTGGCAGTGTTGAGGCCGGCACTGCTGCAGAAGAAATCTCTGTTGAGATAATTGATACGGAGCTCTGCCGGCGGTACTCCGGAGAAATAATAAGCGGTGTTAAGGTTACTCAATCGCCGCAGTGGTTGATAAAACGGCTTGAGGCTGCTGGAGTGCGTGCTATCAACAACATAGTGGATGTTACAAACTACGTTTTAATCGAACTGGGGCAGCCCCTTCATGCTTTTGATTTATCCAAACTCAGGGGAAACACCATAAGGGTAAAAAGAGCCGACGGGGCGGTTAAGATAAGGGCCCTTGACGGGGTTGAAAGAACGGTTTCCGGCGATAGTCTATTGATTTGGGATAGTGAGGGGCCGGTGGCGATAGCCGGTGTGATGGGAGGGCAGGGCTCGGAGGTAGCGGCTGATACGGTGGATATATTTCTTGAGAGCGCATGGTTTTTACCTGAGTCGATAAGAAAAACATCAAAGGCGCTGGGGCTTCGTTCTGAGTCGTCATACCGTTTTGAAAGAGCAACCGATATTGGGGGCACAGTGAGAGCGTTGAACAGGACTGCGGAGCTGATTGTTGAGCTTTGCGGAGGCGCTGCTATGCCGGTTATAGATATTTATCCTGTTAAGTATAAACCTGCGGAGATAGAGTTTAAGCGAAAAAGTGTTACTAAACTACTTGGCATGGATATCTCTGAGGACACGATAAGTAGTATTTTGGTGAGTTTAGGGTTTAGCGTTTCCGGAAGTGGAGGCATATACAGAGTTACTGTGCCGTCTCATAGGACGGACATTGAGCTTGAGGCCGATCTCACAGAGGAAATAGCAAGAATTTACGGTTACAACAATATACCCTCAGTGATGCCTCATGCCTGTGTAAGTGCAAAGGTAAGCAGCCATAAGGAGATGTCATTAAGGCCTATTGGAAATCTCCTCAGGCAGGCAGGCTTTACGGAGACTATAAACTATAGTTTTATGCCGGAGGATGCACTGGATATTTTATTAATACCACAGGGGGATGAAAGACGAAAAACAGTTGAGGTGCTCAATCCGCTAAGTAAAGAGGAGTCTGTGCTGAGAACATTTTTGCTGCCTGCGCTTATTGAAAATCTGAGATTAAATCTAAATTTCAGACAAAAGGAAATACATTTATTTGAGGCAGGTACAGTGTTTATTAACGAGGGCGGGAAGTTACCGGTTGAGAGTTTTAACCTTTCGATAGTTTCCCTAAGTGGTGTAACGCAGAAATTATGGTCAGACAATGCGCACATTTTTTATAAACTAAAAGGAATAACAGAGGCACTCAGAGATACTCTGCGGCTCTCAGGCATGGAGTTTAGTAAAGACGGTGTTTCTGTGACGCCTTCAGAGGAGCCGTTTCTTTCCCGCACACACTCGGTTGATATTTATTTAAAAGGTAAGCGTGCAGGGTATTTGGGGCTTTTGTCACCTGAGGTTACAAACAATCTTGGTTTAAAGATACAGAGACCTGAGGTGGGTGTTGCAGAGTTGTTTCTTGATGAGGTGTTTAAATCGGAGCTTTTACCACAGACATTCATGGCCATGCCTAAATATCCTCCTATAGAGCGTGATATGGCGGTAGTGGTTGATATGGTGTTTGCTGCGGCGGAAATGGTGAAACTAATCAGGGGCTACGATAGCAATTTAATTGAGTCAGTGGAAATTTTTGATTCTTACACAGGCAAATCAGTTGGAGAGGGCAAAAAGAGTCTTGCCTGCCATATTGTTTACAGGGCGGCGGATAGAACCCTCACGGATAAGGAAATAGACGATTTGCATGGGGCGGTGGTAAATCATGTGTTGGAGATGACAGGTGGAGTACTCAGAAGTTAG